A single genomic interval of Chitinophaga sp. 180180018-3 harbors:
- a CDS encoding FAD-dependent oxidoreductase gives MKRIESVKKLKAAGDKPWDVVIIGGGATRLGIALDAASRNYSTLLLEQADFAKGISSYWKQTQLQIFTATAKRYLLNTNENKMITV, from the coding sequence ATGAAAAGAATTGAATCAGTAAAAAAACTGAAAGCTGCCGGAGACAAGCCCTGGGATGTGGTCATTATCGGTGGTGGTGCTACAAGGTTGGGAATCGCACTGGACGCTGCTTCCAGGAATTACAGCACACTGTTGCTGGAGCAGGCCGACTTTGCCAAAGGTATCTCCAGCTACTGGAAACAGACACAGCTGCAGATTTTTACGGCCACGGCTAAACGTTATCTGCTCAATACGAATGAAAATAAAATGATAACGGTATAG
- a CDS encoding TolC family protein, translated as MKQVGLLLLIVFLSVRAICQEKDLGFYVEKAKQNSPLLKDYQNQIRSAGIDSLRLRAAYGPQVNGVSTSTYAPLIHGYGYDNAITNGAQVNALVSASKELNGKKNLRNQLQGIDIQNQGTRNTAKISEQDLKKSIIAQYIIAYGDWAQYSFNNEVLSLLREEEVILKKLTQTGTYKQIDYLTFLVTLRQQELLLKQLRAQYANNYAQLNYLSGLTDTSFTPLPDPALRIEHLPGLENTVFYRQFIVDSLQLRNADAAVNLAYRPKINLFGDGGFNSTLAIDPYKNVGVSAGLSLVVPIYDGRQRKMQHDKIAISEETRKNYQDFFSRQYNQQVQQLLQQLTAAQQLIDDARTQITYADGLMQANKLLLVHGDVRIADYVIAINNYLNAKNVITQNIVNKYQLINQINYWNSTN; from the coding sequence ATGAAACAAGTAGGACTTTTATTACTGATTGTTTTCCTTTCTGTCCGGGCCATATGTCAGGAAAAAGATCTTGGTTTTTACGTGGAAAAGGCTAAACAGAATAGCCCGCTACTTAAAGATTATCAAAACCAGATCAGGTCGGCCGGGATAGATAGCCTTCGTTTAAGGGCTGCGTACGGACCACAGGTGAATGGTGTAAGCACCAGCACATACGCCCCGCTGATACACGGCTATGGATATGATAATGCTATCACAAACGGCGCACAGGTGAATGCACTGGTATCTGCATCCAAAGAACTGAATGGAAAGAAGAACCTGCGTAATCAGTTGCAGGGAATTGATATCCAGAACCAGGGAACCCGCAACACCGCAAAGATCTCCGAACAGGACCTGAAGAAGAGTATCATTGCCCAGTATATTATCGCGTATGGCGACTGGGCGCAGTATAGTTTCAATAATGAAGTGCTGAGCCTGCTAAGGGAAGAGGAGGTGATATTGAAGAAACTAACGCAAACGGGTACTTATAAACAAATTGATTACCTGACTTTTCTCGTAACGCTGCGGCAGCAGGAATTATTACTGAAACAGCTCCGCGCACAGTATGCCAACAATTATGCACAGCTGAATTATCTTTCCGGCCTTACCGATACTTCATTTACGCCATTACCCGACCCCGCGCTGCGGATAGAGCACCTGCCCGGGCTCGAGAATACCGTGTTCTATCGTCAGTTTATCGTCGATAGCCTCCAGCTGCGGAATGCAGATGCTGCAGTTAACCTGGCTTACCGTCCGAAAATAAACCTGTTCGGGGATGGCGGATTTAACTCCACCCTGGCCATAGATCCTTACAAGAATGTAGGTGTAAGTGCTGGGCTTAGCCTGGTGGTACCGATATATGACGGAAGGCAAAGAAAAATGCAGCACGATAAAATAGCCATCTCGGAAGAGACAAGGAAGAATTATCAGGATTTCTTTTCCCGCCAATACAATCAACAGGTGCAACAGTTGTTGCAGCAGTTGACGGCTGCACAACAACTGATTGATGATGCCCGCACACAGATCACCTACGCTGATGGCCTGATGCAGGCAAATAAGCTCCTGCTCGTACATGGTGATGTAAGAATTGCGGACTACGTGATAGCGATCAACAATTACCTGAACGCAAAGAATGTGATCACCCAGAATATCGTCAATAAATACCAGCTGATTAACCAGATTAACTACTGGAATAGCACTAACTGA
- a CDS encoding HlyD family efflux transporter periplasmic adaptor subunit, whose amino-acid sequence MKLFPLLPAAWLMIATACNSKAPEAGDKASVPGTPVTVVSPETGMMGDSVELNATAAFLLKTNVKAVANGYLQVSNIKQGQHVSKGQVLFMLKTKEAENLGNTINRLDTSFHFTGLIPIRATGNGYITQLSMQAGSYVQDGEQLATISDDNSFAFILSLPYEYTSLIPANRQVTVVLPDGQRLPGIMNEPLPTVDSVSQTQNYVIRVVSAKVIPENLIAKVRLLKSVKTNTVFVPKAAVLSDEVQNEYWIMKMTDSTTAVKIPVTKGMETDGKVEILSPALTAQDKVLTSGNYGLPDTATVSIINK is encoded by the coding sequence ATGAAACTATTTCCATTGCTACCGGCCGCGTGGCTTATGATCGCTACAGCCTGCAACAGTAAAGCCCCTGAGGCGGGCGACAAAGCATCCGTTCCTGGTACGCCTGTAACGGTGGTGTCGCCGGAAACGGGTATGATGGGCGATTCTGTGGAATTGAACGCAACAGCTGCTTTTCTGCTTAAAACAAATGTCAAAGCCGTTGCCAACGGCTACCTGCAGGTATCGAATATAAAACAGGGGCAGCATGTTTCAAAAGGACAGGTGTTGTTCATGCTCAAAACAAAAGAAGCAGAAAACCTGGGTAATACCATCAACCGGCTCGATACTTCTTTTCATTTCACCGGCCTCATCCCCATCAGGGCTACCGGTAACGGCTATATTACACAGCTGTCTATGCAGGCCGGCAGCTACGTACAGGACGGAGAGCAGCTGGCTACCATATCGGATGACAACAGTTTCGCCTTTATCCTTAGTTTGCCATATGAGTATACGTCGCTGATCCCCGCCAACCGGCAGGTAACAGTGGTACTGCCCGATGGCCAACGGCTGCCTGGCATCATGAACGAGCCATTACCCACAGTCGATTCTGTTTCGCAAACGCAGAACTATGTGATCAGAGTTGTTTCTGCAAAGGTGATCCCGGAAAATCTTATCGCCAAAGTGCGATTGCTCAAAAGTGTAAAAACAAATACTGTATTTGTACCCAAGGCGGCTGTACTTTCTGATGAAGTACAGAACGAATATTGGATCATGAAGATGACCGATAGTACAACGGCAGTGAAAATACCAGTCACGAAAGGAATGGAAACAGACGGAAAGGTAGAAATCCTCTCACCTGCGTTGACTGCACAGGATAAAGTATTGACCAGCGGCAATTACGGGCTGCCAGACACTGCTACCGTTTCCATCATTAATAAATGA
- a CDS encoding efflux RND transporter permease subunit, with the protein MKNFFTAYKNPVAVLLVIIIAGGLFAYSRMQSALFPEITFPKIKIIADAGQQPVNKMAITVTRPLELAIKQVPDLKLIRSTTSRGSCEISAFMDWNADINISQQRIESKIAEIKNNLPPDIQITVERMNPSILPVSGYTLESHNRSPIDLKYLATYTIKPFLSQVEGVSEVRIIGGKNKEYWVQLDMQKMNTFGITPDLINTALSQTNFIRSNGYLSDYRLLYLTVTDAVVDTKDKLEKLVVSNNGKRIVTLADIAAVEIKEAKEYIKINANGKDAILIAVIKQPNANLVDLSDKMQAKIEALRKTLPADVKISPYYIQADFVKDAIRSVTDSLWIGLLLAIAVAIIFLRSLKASSTILITIPVTLLLTLIVLYATGQTFNIMTLGAMAAAIGLIIDDAIVVVEQIHRTHEEHPDEPTLMLIQKAINYLFPAMLGSSLSTIVIFLPFLLMTGVAGAYFKVMTNTMIITLVCSFLVTWIGLPVIYLLLTNNKKERKSIAAHLRQGHDVKRQRWVTWFITRPWVSLALILITMGLIVFIGPQLETGFLPEMDEGSIVLDYSSPPGTSLEETDRILQQVEKIITSTPEVAAYSRRTGTQMGFFITEPNKGDYLIQLKKNRSASTNEVIDKIRKQIEATQPSLRIDFGQVIGDMLGDLMTSVQPVEVKIFGNDQQTLHDLSHRVAAVISEVHGTADVFDGVVIAGPSVSMEPNSRLLAQYGITPASLQFQLQTALEGNVAGAVFEKEQLSNIRLVYPGNTKLTVTDIGHLQIFMPDGKLRPVTDLASVKINSGEAEMQRENLQSMGIVTARLDNRDLGSVMKEISQKVSTEITLPQGYSISYGGAYADQQQSFRELLIILITASLLVFGVILFLYRDFMDALIILLVAVLGIAGSYVALYITHTPLNVGSYTGLIMIVGIIGENGIFTFLQFRESLTHSQSVDDAIVYSISTRLRPKLMTALGAIVALMPIALGIGTGAQLHQPLAIAVIGGFIIALPLLLIVLPGLMRIRYKGKQRRMNESTI; encoded by the coding sequence ATGAAGAACTTTTTCACGGCATATAAAAACCCGGTCGCCGTACTGCTGGTGATCATCATAGCAGGCGGATTGTTTGCTTACAGCAGAATGCAGTCGGCCCTGTTCCCGGAAATCACCTTCCCTAAAATCAAGATCATTGCCGATGCGGGGCAGCAACCTGTCAATAAAATGGCGATCACTGTAACCCGGCCACTGGAGCTTGCTATCAAGCAGGTACCTGATCTGAAGCTGATACGCAGTACTACCAGCAGAGGAAGTTGTGAGATATCAGCGTTTATGGACTGGAATGCCGATATCAACATCAGTCAGCAACGCATTGAATCCAAAATTGCCGAAATAAAGAATAACCTGCCTCCGGATATACAGATCACCGTAGAACGAATGAATCCTTCCATACTACCGGTTAGCGGCTATACGCTGGAAAGCCATAACCGGTCGCCTATCGATCTGAAATACCTGGCTACCTATACGATTAAACCTTTTCTGTCGCAGGTGGAAGGCGTTTCCGAGGTGAGGATCATAGGAGGAAAGAACAAGGAATACTGGGTGCAACTCGATATGCAGAAGATGAATACATTTGGTATCACTCCTGATCTGATCAATACCGCGCTCAGTCAAACCAACTTCATCCGCTCGAACGGATACCTGTCGGACTACCGGCTGTTGTACCTTACCGTTACTGATGCTGTAGTGGACACCAAAGACAAACTCGAAAAGCTGGTGGTCAGCAACAATGGTAAACGTATTGTTACCCTTGCCGATATAGCTGCGGTAGAAATAAAAGAAGCAAAGGAATATATCAAGATCAATGCAAACGGTAAAGATGCTATACTCATAGCGGTAATCAAACAGCCGAATGCTAACCTGGTGGATCTTTCCGATAAGATGCAGGCGAAGATTGAAGCCCTCAGGAAGACATTGCCGGCAGATGTGAAAATATCACCGTATTACATACAGGCCGATTTCGTGAAGGATGCCATCAGAAGTGTAACAGACAGCTTATGGATCGGGCTGCTCCTCGCTATTGCTGTGGCCATCATCTTCCTTCGTTCTCTGAAGGCCAGCAGCACTATACTGATTACTATACCTGTTACGCTGCTGCTGACACTGATAGTGCTGTACGCCACCGGACAAACGTTCAACATCATGACGCTGGGTGCAATGGCCGCAGCAATAGGGTTGATCATCGATGATGCCATAGTGGTAGTAGAACAAATACACCGCACGCATGAAGAGCATCCGGATGAACCAACGTTAATGCTCATACAAAAAGCGATCAACTACCTGTTCCCCGCTATGCTGGGCTCTTCCCTCAGCACCATCGTTATCTTCCTGCCGTTTTTGCTGATGACAGGAGTAGCAGGCGCTTATTTCAAAGTAATGACCAACACCATGATCATTACGCTGGTGTGTTCATTCCTTGTAACATGGATAGGGCTTCCCGTTATTTATCTCCTGCTAACAAATAATAAAAAAGAAAGAAAGTCCATTGCTGCACATTTGAGACAAGGACATGATGTAAAGCGACAGCGCTGGGTTACCTGGTTTATTACCAGGCCCTGGGTGAGTTTGGCCCTGATACTGATTACCATGGGGCTCATCGTTTTTATTGGTCCGCAGTTGGAAACAGGCTTCCTGCCTGAAATGGACGAAGGTAGCATTGTATTGGACTATAGCTCGCCGCCTGGTACTTCGCTGGAAGAAACAGACCGCATTTTGCAGCAGGTGGAAAAAATCATTACCAGCACTCCTGAGGTAGCTGCTTATTCCAGGCGCACCGGCACACAGATGGGGTTCTTTATTACGGAACCTAACAAAGGGGATTACCTGATACAACTGAAAAAAAACAGGTCAGCATCTACCAATGAGGTGATTGATAAGATCCGTAAACAGATAGAAGCTACACAACCCTCTCTGCGTATTGATTTCGGGCAGGTGATCGGCGATATGCTGGGCGATCTGATGACGTCGGTACAACCGGTGGAAGTCAAAATATTCGGCAACGACCAGCAAACCCTGCACGACCTTTCCCACAGAGTGGCGGCCGTTATCAGCGAAGTACATGGCACTGCAGATGTGTTCGATGGTGTGGTGATAGCAGGTCCTTCTGTGAGCATGGAGCCCAATAGCCGGTTGCTGGCTCAATATGGTATTACTCCTGCCAGCCTGCAGTTTCAGCTGCAAACAGCATTGGAAGGAAATGTGGCAGGTGCGGTGTTTGAAAAAGAACAACTGTCTAATATACGGCTTGTATACCCCGGTAATACAAAGCTAACGGTAACGGATATAGGACATTTGCAGATATTTATGCCCGATGGTAAATTGAGACCGGTAACAGACCTTGCCAGTGTGAAAATCAATAGTGGAGAGGCCGAGATGCAAAGAGAAAACCTTCAGTCGATGGGTATCGTTACTGCCCGGCTGGATAACCGTGATCTTGGCTCCGTTATGAAAGAGATTTCCCAAAAGGTAAGCACGGAAATAACCCTGCCTCAGGGATACAGTATCAGTTACGGTGGCGCATATGCTGATCAGCAGCAATCGTTCCGTGAATTGTTGATCATACTTATTACAGCAAGCCTGCTGGTGTTTGGCGTGATCCTTTTCCTTTACCGCGATTTTATGGATGCCCTGATCATATTACTGGTAGCGGTATTGGGAATTGCAGGTAGTTATGTGGCATTATATATCACGCATACGCCACTGAACGTAGGCAGTTATACCGGTCTGATTATGATAGTAGGTATCATCGGGGAGAACGGTATATTTACCTTCCTTCAGTTCAGGGAATCGCTGACGCATTCACAGAGTGTAGATGATGCCATTGTATATTCCATCTCTACGAGGTTAAGGCCCAAGCTGATGACGGCGCTGGGAGCGATAGTGGCGTTGATGCCTATTGCATTGGGCATTGGCACAGGTGCCCAGCTGCACCAGCCGCTGGCTATAGCTGTAATCGGAGGCTTTATTATTGCGCTGCCGTTGTTGCTGATTGTATTGCCCGGATTAATGAGAATCAGATACAAGGGAAAGCAGCGTCGTATGAATGAAAGCACCATTTAA
- a CDS encoding response regulator, with amino-acid sequence MKTILLIEDNDELRENTADILSIAGYEVITAENGKTGIETILKQKPDLVVCDIMMPELDGFGVLHLMHQLENVKNTPFIFLTAKTERADIRKGMGMGADDYITKPFTSTELWDAVASRLKKAAIREQEFSPNLQGLNKLMYEATGRETLKNLADGRNIDKYKKKQTIYLEGNRPTRLYYVQKGKVKAYKSNDFGKELVIDLYSEGDFFGYTALLENSPYKESTTTLEDSEIAVIPLSDFEELINNNHEVAIQLIRMLAKNITTKEQQLLGLAYNSLRKKVAEAIINLHKKYNEGKEPPFTIGVSRENLASIAGTATESLIRTLGDFRDENLIEIRGSQVIILDEKKLTNMLG; translated from the coding sequence ATGAAAACGATTCTTCTCATCGAAGACAATGATGAATTACGTGAGAACACAGCCGATATCCTGTCGATAGCCGGCTACGAGGTTATCACCGCCGAGAATGGCAAAACAGGTATTGAAACAATCCTCAAACAGAAACCAGACCTGGTTGTATGCGATATCATGATGCCCGAGCTCGACGGATTTGGTGTATTGCACCTGATGCATCAGCTTGAAAATGTAAAAAACACCCCGTTTATTTTCCTCACTGCCAAAACAGAACGGGCGGATATAAGAAAAGGTATGGGTATGGGAGCAGATGACTATATCACGAAACCATTTACCAGCACCGAGTTGTGGGATGCCGTGGCGAGCAGATTAAAGAAGGCTGCCATCCGTGAACAGGAATTCTCGCCTAACCTGCAGGGACTGAACAAACTGATGTACGAGGCTACAGGCAGAGAAACGCTGAAAAACCTGGCTGACGGAAGGAACATCGATAAGTACAAAAAGAAACAAACCATTTACCTCGAAGGTAACCGCCCTACCCGTCTTTATTATGTTCAGAAAGGTAAAGTGAAAGCTTATAAGAGTAACGACTTTGGCAAAGAACTCGTCATAGATCTCTATAGCGAAGGCGATTTCTTTGGATACACCGCTTTATTGGAAAACAGTCCGTATAAAGAAAGTACCACCACTCTTGAAGACAGCGAAATAGCGGTTATCCCGCTAAGCGATTTTGAAGAGTTGATCAACAATAATCATGAAGTGGCCATTCAGCTAATACGTATGCTGGCAAAAAATATTACAACGAAGGAACAGCAATTGCTTGGACTTGCCTATAATTCACTCAGGAAAAAAGTAGCGGAAGCTATTATCAATCTTCATAAAAAATACAACGAAGGGAAAGAACCTCCCTTTACAATCGGCGTGAGCAGGGAAAATCTCGCTTCTATTGCCGGCACAGCAACCGAATCGCTCATTCGCACATTAGGCGACTTCAGAGACGAAAATCTCATTGAGATAAGGGGAAGCCAGGTAATTATCCTCGATGAAAAGAAACTGACTAACATGCTGGGCTAA
- a CDS encoding PAS domain-containing sensor histidine kinase has product MSISVNDLDINFQLSIFAAIMERIPGLVAVKELGQDQLMYINETGISLLGTDDYAALELLITQNGLGTGNSVKDGIGKPPQEGKWKNIRNEVFTGIYEEILLKHQQKKYCFFRITDVVSTRNYRQQLQEELQRFGALFDYASIGILVTNQQGEITMINSFALEQFGYKREELVGKKIEILIPQRVHQRHLKHREHYNAHPQSRPMGIGLDLFAIDKNGAEFPVEISLSHYSNEEGNFVIAYINNITERKKAEEKIAQLNSELENMVEERTQQLRQALADLEHSKEELTVALGREKELGDLKSRFVSMASHEFRTPLSTILSSAFLVKHYGEDQDQPIRNKHIQRIVNSVSLLTDTLNDFLSVGKIEEGKIQVRYSEFGVEEHFNTIIQEMQGMVKEGQTVEYKHDGDLIVSLDASLLKHIVMNLLGNAIKFSKADSHITLHTATANGEFLFTIKDNGIGMSQEDQQHLFERFYRGTNVSNIQGTGLGLHIVQKYTELMLGSISCESKLGEGTTFNITFPQENKKP; this is encoded by the coding sequence ATGAGCATTTCCGTTAACGACTTAGACATAAACTTCCAGCTCAGCATATTTGCTGCAATCATGGAACGGATACCCGGACTGGTTGCAGTAAAAGAACTTGGCCAGGATCAACTGATGTATATCAATGAAACCGGAATATCCCTGCTGGGAACGGATGATTACGCTGCTCTTGAACTGTTGATAACACAGAATGGACTTGGAACCGGCAATAGTGTAAAGGACGGTATAGGAAAACCTCCCCAGGAAGGTAAGTGGAAAAATATCAGGAATGAGGTTTTCACCGGCATTTATGAAGAAATACTACTGAAGCATCAACAAAAAAAATATTGTTTTTTCCGTATTACAGATGTCGTTTCGACACGCAACTACCGGCAACAGCTGCAAGAGGAGTTACAACGCTTCGGCGCGCTGTTCGACTATGCCAGCATAGGAATCCTGGTTACCAATCAACAGGGAGAGATCACTATGATCAACAGTTTTGCGCTGGAACAATTTGGGTATAAGCGGGAAGAACTGGTCGGCAAAAAAATAGAGATACTGATTCCTCAACGGGTTCATCAACGCCATTTAAAACATCGCGAACATTACAACGCTCATCCTCAAAGCAGGCCTATGGGTATAGGTCTGGACCTTTTTGCTATTGATAAAAACGGAGCAGAATTCCCTGTGGAAATCAGTCTTAGCCATTATTCAAATGAGGAAGGTAATTTTGTTATTGCCTATATCAACAATATCACTGAAAGAAAGAAAGCCGAAGAAAAGATTGCCCAACTCAACAGCGAACTGGAAAACATGGTGGAGGAAAGAACACAGCAGCTCCGTCAGGCGCTGGCTGACCTGGAACACTCCAAAGAAGAACTGACCGTTGCACTTGGCCGGGAAAAAGAACTGGGCGATCTGAAGTCGCGCTTCGTATCTATGGCCTCCCATGAATTCAGAACGCCGCTCAGTACTATACTCTCTTCTGCATTCCTGGTGAAGCACTACGGCGAAGACCAGGATCAGCCTATACGCAACAAGCATATCCAGCGGATCGTAAATTCTGTCAGCCTTCTTACTGACACTTTAAATGATTTTCTTTCCGTAGGAAAAATAGAGGAAGGTAAGATACAGGTCCGCTATTCGGAATTTGGTGTAGAGGAACATTTTAATACTATTATACAGGAAATGCAGGGCATGGTCAAAGAAGGCCAGACAGTCGAGTACAAACATGACGGTGATCTTATTGTGTCGTTAGATGCCTCCCTCCTGAAACATATAGTTATGAACCTGCTGGGAAATGCCATTAAATTTTCTAAAGCAGACAGTCATATCACTTTACACACAGCTACCGCCAACGGCGAATTTCTTTTTACCATTAAAGATAATGGCATCGGTATGTCGCAGGAAGATCAGCAACATCTTTTTGAAAGATTTTACCGCGGCACTAATGTAAGTAACATACAAGGTACCGGACTGGGACTGCATATTGTTCAAAAATACACCGAGTTAATGCTTGGGAGTATCTCCTGTGAAAGCAAACTGGGTGAAGGCACCACTTTTAATATCACATTCCCTCAGGAAAACAAAAAGCCCTGA
- a CDS encoding TIGR00730 family Rossman fold protein, translated as MEPLYTSPGKSENVKKLVLQEEEKHFLEGPGSRLKELKFTLRMLTEFIRGFRVFHFAGPCIAIFGSARVKPESEYYEMARQMGAGIAGIGFSVMTGGGPGIMEAANRGAREANGKSVGCNIQLPAEQQPNQWMDRHFDCHYLFVRKVLMFKYSYGFVIMPGGIGTLDEFSEALTLIQTHKILNFPIVLMSKGYWEPLMPLFHKMIDSYMLEPDIMKYILLTDSVTEALEHLQQFVVTKYRLMQHKELRPIALLGESAPQ; from the coding sequence ATGGAACCGTTATACACTTCCCCGGGCAAATCGGAGAACGTAAAAAAACTGGTCTTACAGGAAGAAGAAAAGCATTTCCTAGAGGGGCCAGGCTCAAGGTTGAAGGAACTGAAATTTACCTTAAGAATGCTCACCGAATTTATCCGGGGATTCCGGGTATTCCATTTTGCAGGGCCCTGTATCGCTATTTTTGGCTCTGCCAGGGTAAAACCGGAATCCGAATACTACGAGATGGCCCGTCAGATGGGGGCGGGCATAGCCGGTATTGGCTTTTCCGTAATGACAGGAGGCGGACCGGGTATCATGGAAGCGGCCAACCGGGGCGCACGGGAAGCTAACGGCAAGTCTGTTGGTTGTAATATACAGCTCCCGGCAGAGCAACAACCGAATCAGTGGATGGACCGGCATTTCGACTGCCACTATCTTTTTGTCAGGAAGGTGCTGATGTTTAAATATTCCTACGGATTTGTTATCATGCCAGGCGGGATAGGCACGCTGGACGAATTTTCTGAGGCATTAACTTTGATTCAGACGCATAAAATTCTTAACTTTCCGATCGTTCTGATGAGCAAAGGGTACTGGGAGCCATTAATGCCGCTGTTTCATAAGATGATTGACAGTTACATGCTGGAACCGGACATCATGAAGTATATATTGCTTACTGATTCGGTAACAGAGGCATTGGAACATCTGCAACAGTTTGTGGTAACCAAATACAGGCTGATGCAGCATAAAGAACTCAGGCCGATTGCCCTGCTGGGAGAATCAGCTCCACAATAA
- a CDS encoding universal stress protein yields the protein MEKILLMAGGSNPTIHAINFACYLSGITRSKLTGYFFEKELHADKPEMKTMLGFPYVESITNKDYPEYTEKQSDLKSHIRTFEETCEKKGIHATSKYLEEPTLQQLIKESKFADLIIADATVSHIPVAQDAPSTLLQELLASAQCPVVIAPSAFTPVNEVIFCYDGSASSIFAMKQFSYILPEFDNARATVLQIGKEEISIDDKKRISKWLSRHFEYTDIITLKGDAEQQLFDYLLKKKHAMVVMGAYGRSTLSRLFRHSYADLLIKTLAYPVFITHY from the coding sequence ATGGAAAAGATATTGCTCATGGCAGGTGGTTCCAATCCCACTATACATGCTATAAACTTCGCCTGTTACCTCTCAGGCATTACCCGTTCAAAACTTACAGGTTACTTCTTTGAGAAAGAGCTGCATGCAGACAAGCCGGAAATGAAAACCATGCTGGGGTTTCCCTATGTAGAGAGCATTACCAACAAGGATTATCCTGAGTATACTGAAAAGCAATCAGATCTGAAGAGTCATATCAGGACGTTCGAAGAAACCTGCGAAAAAAAAGGCATTCATGCTACTTCAAAATACCTGGAAGAACCTACACTCCAGCAATTGATCAAAGAGAGCAAATTTGCAGATCTTATTATTGCAGACGCCACCGTATCCCATATTCCGGTGGCACAGGACGCTCCCTCTACCCTACTGCAGGAATTGCTGGCATCTGCACAGTGCCCGGTAGTAATTGCGCCGTCTGCGTTTACACCGGTGAATGAAGTTATTTTCTGTTACGACGGTAGTGCATCTTCCATCTTTGCTATGAAACAGTTCTCCTATATACTTCCGGAATTCGATAATGCAAGGGCTACAGTATTACAAATTGGTAAAGAGGAAATCTCTATAGATGATAAAAAAAGAATTAGCAAATGGCTGAGCAGGCATTTTGAATATACAGATATCATTACCCTGAAGGGCGACGCAGAGCAGCAGCTTTTTGATTATTTGCTCAAAAAGAAACATGCTATGGTTGTAATGGGAGCATATGGGCGTAGTACCTTGTCCCGGTTGTTCAGGCATAGTTATGCAGACCTTTTAATTAAGACGCTTGCGTATCCTGTTTTCATCACACATTACTAA
- a CDS encoding Hsp20/alpha crystallin family protein, with product MFQALTKRTALFPSSDDFFKPNYNSFSRSFNLPDGVRKDKIEAKYEDGVLKVKLPKSEEAVKNGKIVQISVD from the coding sequence ATGTTTCAGGCATTAACCAAACGAACAGCGTTATTTCCGTCTTCCGACGACTTTTTCAAACCCAACTACAACAGCTTTTCGAGGAGTTTCAATTTACCGGATGGGGTCAGGAAAGATAAGATAGAAGCTAAATATGAAGATGGTGTTCTTAAAGTGAAGTTGCCAAAAAGCGAAGAAGCTGTGAAGAACGGGAAAATCGTCCAGATCTCCGTTGATTGA